A stretch of the Macaca mulatta isolate MMU2019108-1 chromosome 14, T2T-MMU8v2.0, whole genome shotgun sequence genome encodes the following:
- the SYT7 gene encoding synaptotagmin-7 isoform X7 → MYRDPEAASPGAPSRDVLLVSAIITVSLSVTVVLCGLCHWCQRKLGKRYKNSLETVGTPDSGRGRSEKKAINDLDRDFWNNNESTVQQKWSSYPPKEFILNISPYAPYGDPRLSLNGTLLSGAKVAAAAGLAVEREGRLGEKPAPVPPPGEDALRSGGAAPSEPGSSGKAGRGRWRTVQSHLAAGKLNLSKLPAGGKAVNTAPVPGQTPHDESDRRTEPRSSVSDLVNSLTSEMLMLSPGSEEDEAHEGCSRENLGRIQFSVGYNFQESTLTVKIMKAQELPAKDFSGTSDPFVKIYLLPDKKHKLETKVKRKNLNPHWNETFLFEGFPYEKVVQRILYLQVLDYDRFSRNDPIGEVSIPLNKVDLTQMQTFWKDLKPCSDGSGSRGELLLSLCYNPSANSIIVNIIKARNLKAMDIGGTSDPYVKVWLMYKDKRVEKKKTVTMKRNLNPIFNESFAFDIPTEKLRETTIIITVMDKDRLSRNDVIGKIYLSWKSGPGEVKHWKDMIARPRQPVAQWHQLKA, encoded by the exons GGGCGCCCTCGCGCGACGTCCTGCTGGTCTCTGCCATCATCACCGTCAGCCTTAGCGTCACTGTCGTCCTCTGCGGCCTCTGCCACTGGTGTCAGCGCAAACTG GGCAAACGCTACAAGAATTCCTTGGAGACGGTGGGCACGCCAGACTCAGGGCGTGGGCGCAGTGAGAAGAAGGCTATCAA TGATCTAGACAGAGACTTTTGGAATAACAATGAGAGCACAGTGCAGCAGAAATGGAGCTCCTACCCTCCCAAGGAGTTTATTCTAAACATTTCACCCTACGCCCCTTATGGCGACCCACGACTGTCCCTCAA TGGCACCCTCCTGTCGGGCGCCAAAGTGGCCGCCGCGGCGGGGCTGGCGGTGGAGCGGGAAGGCCGGCTGGGGGAGAAGCCGGCGCCGGTGCCACCACCCGGAGAGGACGCCTTGAGAAGCGGCGGGGCTGCCCCCAGCGAGCCGGGCAGCAGTGGCAAGGCCGGGAGAGGCCGCTGGCGGACGGTGCAGAGCCACCTGGCCGCAGGGAAGCTCAACTTGTCCAA GTTGCCTGCAGGAGGGAAGGCGGTGAACACAGCCCCGGTGCCAGGCCAGACACCCCACGATGAGTCTGACCGCCGGACCGAGCCACGCTCCTCTGTCTCAGACCTCGTCAACTCCCTCACCAGCGAGATGCTCATG ctctccCCAGGCTCCGAGGAGGACGAGGCCCACGAGGGCTGCAGCCGAGAGAACCTGGGCCGGATCCAGTTCAGCGTCGGCTACAACTTCCAGGAGTCCACGCTCACCGTGAAGATCATGAAGGCCCAAGAGCTGCCGGCCAAGGACTTCAGCGGCACCAGTGACCCCTTTGTCAAGATCTACCTGCTGCCTGACAAGAAGCACAAGCTGGAGACCAAGGTGAAGCGGAAGAACCTGAACCCCCACTGGAACGAGACCTTCCTCTTTGAAG GTTTTCCCTATGAGAAGGTGGTGCAGAGGATCCTCTACCTCCAAGTGCTGGACTACGACCGCTTCAGCCGCAACGACCCCATCGGGGAGGTGTCCATCCCCCTTAACAAGGTGGACCTGACCCAGATGCAGACCTTCTGGAAGGATCTGAAGCCATGCAGCGATGGGAGT GGGAGCCGAGGGGAGCTGCTCTTGTCTCTCTGCTACAACCCCTCTGCCAACTCCATCATCGTGAACATCATCAAAGCCCGGAACCTCAAAGCCATGGACATCGGGGGCACATCAG ACCCCTACGTGAAGGTGTGGCTGATGTACAAGGACAAGCGGGTGGAGAAGAAGAAGACGGTGACGATGAAGAGGAACCTGAACCCCATCTTCAATGAGTCCTTCGCCTTCGATATCCCCACGGAGAAGCTGAGGGAGACGACCATCATTATCACCGTCATGGACAAGGACAGGCTCAGCCGCAATGACGTCATCGGCAAG
- the SYT7 gene encoding synaptotagmin-7 isoform X6, with the protein MYRDPEAASPGAPSRDVLLVSAIITVSLSVTVVLCGLCHWCQRKLGKRYKNSLETVGTPDSGRGRSEKKAINFEDSTLSTATTLESIPSSTGEPKCQRPRTLMRQQSLQQPLSQHQRGRQPSQPTTSQSLGQLQAHMASAPGPNPRAYGRGQARQGTSAGSKYRAAGGRSRSNPGSWDHVVGQIRNRGLDMKSFLEGRMVVLSLVLGLSEQDDFANIPDLQNPGTQQNQNAQGDKRLPAGGKAVNTAPVPGQTPHDESDRRTEPRSSVSDLVNSLTSEMLMLSPGSEEDEAHEGCSRENLGRIQFSVGYNFQESTLTVKIMKAQELPAKDFSGTSDPFVKIYLLPDKKHKLETKVKRKNLNPHWNETFLFEGFPYEKVVQRILYLQVLDYDRFSRNDPIGEVSIPLNKVDLTQMQTFWKDLKPCSDGSGSRGELLLSLCYNPSANSIIVNIIKARNLKAMDIGGTSDPYVKVWLMYKDKRVEKKKTVTMKRNLNPIFNESFAFDIPTEKLRETTIIITVMDKDRLSRNDVIGKIYLSWKSGPGEVKHWKDMIARPRQPVAQWHQLKA; encoded by the exons GGGCGCCCTCGCGCGACGTCCTGCTGGTCTCTGCCATCATCACCGTCAGCCTTAGCGTCACTGTCGTCCTCTGCGGCCTCTGCCACTGGTGTCAGCGCAAACTG GGCAAACGCTACAAGAATTCCTTGGAGACGGTGGGCACGCCAGACTCAGGGCGTGGGCGCAGTGAGAAGAAGGCTATCAA TTTCGAGGACTCCACCCTGTCCACGGCCACTACCCTTGAGTCTATCCCCAGCTCCACGGGAGAGCCGAAATGCCAGCGACCCCGCACCCTGATGCGGCAGCAGAGCCTGCAGCAGCCGCTGAGCCAGCACCAGCGGGGCCGGCAGCCCAGCCAGCCCACCACCAGCCAGAGCCTGGGCCAGCTGCAGGCCCACATGGCCTCGGCGCCGGGCCCCAACCCCCGGGCCTATGGCCGGGGCCAGGCTCGGCAGGGCACCTCGGCCGGCTCCAAGTACCGGGCGGCGGGGGGCCGCAGCCGCTCCAACCCGGGCAGCTGGGACCACGTGGTGGGGCAGATTCGAAACCGAGGCTTGGACATGAAATCCTTCCT GGAAGGCCGGATGGTGGTGCTATCCTTGGTCTTAGGGCTTTCGGAACAGGATGACTTTGCCAATATCCCTGACCTGCAAAACCCAGGAACCCAGCAGAACCAGAACGCTCAGGGGGACAAGAG GTTGCCTGCAGGAGGGAAGGCGGTGAACACAGCCCCGGTGCCAGGCCAGACACCCCACGATGAGTCTGACCGCCGGACCGAGCCACGCTCCTCTGTCTCAGACCTCGTCAACTCCCTCACCAGCGAGATGCTCATG ctctccCCAGGCTCCGAGGAGGACGAGGCCCACGAGGGCTGCAGCCGAGAGAACCTGGGCCGGATCCAGTTCAGCGTCGGCTACAACTTCCAGGAGTCCACGCTCACCGTGAAGATCATGAAGGCCCAAGAGCTGCCGGCCAAGGACTTCAGCGGCACCAGTGACCCCTTTGTCAAGATCTACCTGCTGCCTGACAAGAAGCACAAGCTGGAGACCAAGGTGAAGCGGAAGAACCTGAACCCCCACTGGAACGAGACCTTCCTCTTTGAAG GTTTTCCCTATGAGAAGGTGGTGCAGAGGATCCTCTACCTCCAAGTGCTGGACTACGACCGCTTCAGCCGCAACGACCCCATCGGGGAGGTGTCCATCCCCCTTAACAAGGTGGACCTGACCCAGATGCAGACCTTCTGGAAGGATCTGAAGCCATGCAGCGATGGGAGT GGGAGCCGAGGGGAGCTGCTCTTGTCTCTCTGCTACAACCCCTCTGCCAACTCCATCATCGTGAACATCATCAAAGCCCGGAACCTCAAAGCCATGGACATCGGGGGCACATCAG ACCCCTACGTGAAGGTGTGGCTGATGTACAAGGACAAGCGGGTGGAGAAGAAGAAGACGGTGACGATGAAGAGGAACCTGAACCCCATCTTCAATGAGTCCTTCGCCTTCGATATCCCCACGGAGAAGCTGAGGGAGACGACCATCATTATCACCGTCATGGACAAGGACAGGCTCAGCCGCAATGACGTCATCGGCAAG
- the SYT7 gene encoding synaptotagmin-7 isoform X10, translating into MYRDPEAASPGAPSRDVLLVSAIITVSLSVTVVLCGLCHWCQRKLGKRYKNSLETVGTPDSGRGRSEKKAINDLDRDFWNNNESTVQQKWSSYPPKEFILNISPYAPYGDPRLSLKLPAGGKAVNTAPVPGQTPHDESDRRTEPRSSVSDLVNSLTSEMLMLSPGSEEDEAHEGCSRENLGRIQFSVGYNFQESTLTVKIMKAQELPAKDFSGTSDPFVKIYLLPDKKHKLETKVKRKNLNPHWNETFLFEGFPYEKVVQRILYLQVLDYDRFSRNDPIGEVSIPLNKVDLTQMQTFWKDLKPCSDGSGSRGELLLSLCYNPSANSIIVNIIKARNLKAMDIGGTSDPYVKVWLMYKDKRVEKKKTVTMKRNLNPIFNESFAFDIPTEKLRETTIIITVMDKDRLSRNDVIGKIYLSWKSGPGEVKHWKDMIARPRQPVAQWHQLKA; encoded by the exons GGGCGCCCTCGCGCGACGTCCTGCTGGTCTCTGCCATCATCACCGTCAGCCTTAGCGTCACTGTCGTCCTCTGCGGCCTCTGCCACTGGTGTCAGCGCAAACTG GGCAAACGCTACAAGAATTCCTTGGAGACGGTGGGCACGCCAGACTCAGGGCGTGGGCGCAGTGAGAAGAAGGCTATCAA TGATCTAGACAGAGACTTTTGGAATAACAATGAGAGCACAGTGCAGCAGAAATGGAGCTCCTACCCTCCCAAGGAGTTTATTCTAAACATTTCACCCTACGCCCCTTATGGCGACCCACGACTGTCCCTCAA GTTGCCTGCAGGAGGGAAGGCGGTGAACACAGCCCCGGTGCCAGGCCAGACACCCCACGATGAGTCTGACCGCCGGACCGAGCCACGCTCCTCTGTCTCAGACCTCGTCAACTCCCTCACCAGCGAGATGCTCATG ctctccCCAGGCTCCGAGGAGGACGAGGCCCACGAGGGCTGCAGCCGAGAGAACCTGGGCCGGATCCAGTTCAGCGTCGGCTACAACTTCCAGGAGTCCACGCTCACCGTGAAGATCATGAAGGCCCAAGAGCTGCCGGCCAAGGACTTCAGCGGCACCAGTGACCCCTTTGTCAAGATCTACCTGCTGCCTGACAAGAAGCACAAGCTGGAGACCAAGGTGAAGCGGAAGAACCTGAACCCCCACTGGAACGAGACCTTCCTCTTTGAAG GTTTTCCCTATGAGAAGGTGGTGCAGAGGATCCTCTACCTCCAAGTGCTGGACTACGACCGCTTCAGCCGCAACGACCCCATCGGGGAGGTGTCCATCCCCCTTAACAAGGTGGACCTGACCCAGATGCAGACCTTCTGGAAGGATCTGAAGCCATGCAGCGATGGGAGT GGGAGCCGAGGGGAGCTGCTCTTGTCTCTCTGCTACAACCCCTCTGCCAACTCCATCATCGTGAACATCATCAAAGCCCGGAACCTCAAAGCCATGGACATCGGGGGCACATCAG ACCCCTACGTGAAGGTGTGGCTGATGTACAAGGACAAGCGGGTGGAGAAGAAGAAGACGGTGACGATGAAGAGGAACCTGAACCCCATCTTCAATGAGTCCTTCGCCTTCGATATCCCCACGGAGAAGCTGAGGGAGACGACCATCATTATCACCGTCATGGACAAGGACAGGCTCAGCCGCAATGACGTCATCGGCAAG
- the SYT7 gene encoding synaptotagmin-7 isoform X8, with product MEAWRGPTARTLHWGLLVLALGFFLLHCDPFTCFSFLSSPPPAPSFEDSTLSTATTLESIPSSTGEPKCQRPRTLMRQQSLQQPLSQHQRGRQPSQPTTSQSLGQLQAHMASAPGPNPRAYGRGQARQGTSAGSKYRAAGGRSRSNPGSWDHVVGQIRNRGLDMKSFLLPAGGKAVNTAPVPGQTPHDESDRRTEPRSSVSDLVNSLTSEMLMLSPGSEEDEAHEGCSRENLGRIQFSVGYNFQESTLTVKIMKAQELPAKDFSGTSDPFVKIYLLPDKKHKLETKVKRKNLNPHWNETFLFEGFPYEKVVQRILYLQVLDYDRFSRNDPIGEVSIPLNKVDLTQMQTFWKDLKPCSDGSGSRGELLLSLCYNPSANSIIVNIIKARNLKAMDIGGTSDPYVKVWLMYKDKRVEKKKTVTMKRNLNPIFNESFAFDIPTEKLRETTIIITVMDKDRLSRNDVIGKVGARQVVWCTQLVPARLRSLKEAVGVVGTGWTPGETGISLLPSQASVSSSENKGVR from the exons ATGGAGGCCTGGCGAGGTCCGACAGCGCGCACCCTGCACTGGGGCCTCCTAGTCCTGGCCCTCGGCTTCTTTCTCCTCCACTGTGATCCCTTCAcctgcttctcctttctctcctctcctccacctGCCCCAAGTTTCGAGGACTCCACCCTGTCCACGGCCACTACCCTTGAGTCTATCCCCAGCTCCACGGGAGAGCCGAAATGCCAGCGACCCCGCACCCTGATGCGGCAGCAGAGCCTGCAGCAGCCGCTGAGCCAGCACCAGCGGGGCCGGCAGCCCAGCCAGCCCACCACCAGCCAGAGCCTGGGCCAGCTGCAGGCCCACATGGCCTCGGCGCCGGGCCCCAACCCCCGGGCCTATGGCCGGGGCCAGGCTCGGCAGGGCACCTCGGCCGGCTCCAAGTACCGGGCGGCGGGGGGCCGCAGCCGCTCCAACCCGGGCAGCTGGGACCACGTGGTGGGGCAGATTCGAAACCGAGGCTTGGACATGAAATCCTTCCT GTTGCCTGCAGGAGGGAAGGCGGTGAACACAGCCCCGGTGCCAGGCCAGACACCCCACGATGAGTCTGACCGCCGGACCGAGCCACGCTCCTCTGTCTCAGACCTCGTCAACTCCCTCACCAGCGAGATGCTCATG ctctccCCAGGCTCCGAGGAGGACGAGGCCCACGAGGGCTGCAGCCGAGAGAACCTGGGCCGGATCCAGTTCAGCGTCGGCTACAACTTCCAGGAGTCCACGCTCACCGTGAAGATCATGAAGGCCCAAGAGCTGCCGGCCAAGGACTTCAGCGGCACCAGTGACCCCTTTGTCAAGATCTACCTGCTGCCTGACAAGAAGCACAAGCTGGAGACCAAGGTGAAGCGGAAGAACCTGAACCCCCACTGGAACGAGACCTTCCTCTTTGAAG GTTTTCCCTATGAGAAGGTGGTGCAGAGGATCCTCTACCTCCAAGTGCTGGACTACGACCGCTTCAGCCGCAACGACCCCATCGGGGAGGTGTCCATCCCCCTTAACAAGGTGGACCTGACCCAGATGCAGACCTTCTGGAAGGATCTGAAGCCATGCAGCGATGGGAGT GGGAGCCGAGGGGAGCTGCTCTTGTCTCTCTGCTACAACCCCTCTGCCAACTCCATCATCGTGAACATCATCAAAGCCCGGAACCTCAAAGCCATGGACATCGGGGGCACATCAG ACCCCTACGTGAAGGTGTGGCTGATGTACAAGGACAAGCGGGTGGAGAAGAAGAAGACGGTGACGATGAAGAGGAACCTGAACCCCATCTTCAATGAGTCCTTCGCCTTCGATATCCCCACGGAGAAGCTGAGGGAGACGACCATCATTATCACCGTCATGGACAAGGACAGGCTCAGCCGCAATGACGTCATCGGCAAGGTAGGGGCGAGGCAGGTGGTGTGGTGCACGCAGCTGGTACCAGCGAGGCTCCGTTCCTTAAAAGAAGCAGTGGGTGTAGTGGGCACAGGCTGGACACCAGGAGAGACTGGGATCAGTCTCCTCCCCTCTcaggcctctgtttcttcatctgaaaataagGGTGTGAGATGA